A part of Gossypium hirsutum isolate 1008001.06 chromosome A07, Gossypium_hirsutum_v2.1, whole genome shotgun sequence genomic DNA contains:
- the LOC107937305 gene encoding uncharacterized protein: MAANPPNTVSFPFSMTPRPPNTVRFRLDHRHRVYLCWNCQTAVFNVPRYNPAPRVRGVEIDGQEVDGVICNTPVNLREDHIITHRFVNNLPVVNVHCKNCNELLGQKFILGGHIMRTPRQRFYAVEGPVLLHTDVMIYWDGRFLLWADNYERIDEGEEE, translated from the exons ATGGCGGCGAACCCTCCAAACACCGTTAGCTTTCCATTTTCAATGACGCCGAGGCCTCCAAACACCGTTCGCTTTCGATTGGATCATAGACATCGTGTCTACTTATGCTGGAATTGCCAGACTGCCGTCTTCAATGTCCCCCGCTACAACCCCGCTCCACGT GTACGAGGCGTGGAGATTGATGGACAGGAGGTGGATGGAGTTATCTGTAACACACC TGTTAATCTGCGGGAGGATCACATAATTACTCATAGGTTTGTCAATAATTTGCCCGTAGTGAATGTCCATTGCAAAAATTGTAATGAACTCCTTGGCCAGAAATTT ATTTTGGGTGGTCATATTATGAGGACACCTAGGCAACGATTTTATGCGGTTGAGGGACCAGTACTCCTTCATAC GGATGTGATGATATATTGGGATGGAAGGTTTTTGCTTTGGGCTGATAACTACGAGCGAATCGACGAGGGCGAGGAGGAATAG